In Armatimonadota bacterium, the following proteins share a genomic window:
- a CDS encoding esterase, whose protein sequence is MGNASRWKKVQTLLEQGIPSQIYSCCVAVVGDSRSIWHTVSAGLADPEKQTPVDTATLFDLASLTKPVACASSVMALVEEGALQLEAPVSSIIEEAPAWFKRVRLRHLLTHTSGLPAWKPFYEQAQGDALVQAVLQTPPLRLPEVEYEYSDLNYILLGEIVRRATGKSLDDYARERIFLPVGMTSTLYNPGEELLHRVAATANCPWRRGQILRGQVHDANAWAMGGVSGHAGLFSTADDLARFCQALLRGGDDVLGRMTVEQMFRNQIAGIGGQSFGWFTHPNDMLPRANLLPESCIGHSGFTGTALLLNRQPEFFIVLLSNRVYCAYEGDKWLPYRRRILNAVSTLIK, encoded by the coding sequence ATGGGTAACGCATCGCGCTGGAAGAAAGTACAGACACTTCTGGAGCAAGGCATACCATCGCAAATCTACTCCTGCTGTGTCGCCGTAGTGGGCGATTCGAGGTCGATATGGCATACCGTCAGCGCGGGGCTGGCAGACCCGGAAAAACAAACACCTGTCGACACCGCAACGCTCTTTGACCTCGCCTCACTCACCAAGCCAGTGGCGTGCGCCTCCAGTGTGATGGCTCTGGTGGAAGAAGGAGCGCTGCAGCTGGAGGCACCGGTGTCTTCGATTATCGAGGAAGCCCCAGCGTGGTTCAAACGCGTCCGTCTGCGCCACTTGCTCACCCATACGTCGGGACTGCCTGCATGGAAGCCTTTTTACGAGCAGGCACAGGGTGACGCACTGGTTCAGGCGGTACTGCAGACCCCTCCATTGCGCCTGCCTGAGGTGGAGTACGAATACAGCGACCTGAACTATATCCTGCTGGGCGAAATCGTCCGGCGCGCTACAGGCAAAAGCCTCGACGACTACGCGCGGGAGCGCATCTTCCTGCCCGTCGGAATGACCAGCACCCTCTACAATCCGGGCGAAGAGTTGCTGCACCGTGTAGCGGCTACCGCCAACTGCCCCTGGCGCAGAGGGCAAATCCTGCGCGGGCAGGTACACGATGCCAACGCCTGGGCGATGGGCGGTGTGAGCGGACACGCAGGGCTGTTTTCTACCGCCGACGACCTCGCTCGCTTCTGCCAGGCTCTGCTGCGCGGAGGCGACGACGTTCTGGGCAGAATGACTGTAGAGCAGATGTTCCGCAATCAGATTGCGGGCATCGGCGGGCAAAGCTTCGGCTGGTTCACCCATCCCAACGACATGCTCCCCAGGGCGAACCTGCTCCCCGAAAGCTGTATCGGTCATTCCGGTTTTACGGGCACCGCGCTGTTACTGAATCGCCAGCCGGAGTTTTTCATCGTGCTACTCAGCAACCGCGTGTACTGCGCCTATGAAGGCGATAAGTGGCTGCCATACCGTCGGCGCATTCTGAACGCGGTGAGTACGCTGATAAAGTAA
- a CDS encoding ferritin, translating into MLISPELNKAFNEEIGRELFASHQYIAIASYFDGRALKKLAALFFKQSEEEREHAMKFVEYLNDVSGKVEVPAIEAPKSDFQSAEEAVSLALQWELEVTKHINDLMTMAIEQKDYAAQEFLDWFVKEQVEEVSTMQDLLQIVQQVGEHYLIMVEAYLSHGAGE; encoded by the coding sequence ATGCTTATCAGCCCGGAATTGAACAAAGCCTTTAACGAGGAGATTGGACGCGAGCTGTTCGCGTCGCATCAGTATATCGCCATTGCGTCCTACTTTGACGGACGTGCGCTGAAGAAGCTGGCTGCGCTGTTCTTCAAGCAATCCGAAGAAGAGCGCGAACACGCGATGAAGTTTGTAGAGTACCTGAATGATGTGAGCGGCAAGGTAGAGGTGCCTGCTATTGAAGCCCCGAAAAGCGATTTCCAGAGCGCCGAAGAAGCAGTAAGCCTCGCTCTGCAGTGGGAACTGGAGGTAACCAAGCACATCAACGACCTGATGACGATGGCTATCGAGCAGAAAGACTACGCCGCCCAGGAGTTCCTTGACTGGTTTGTGAAGGAGCAAGTGGAAGAGGTCTCTACCATGCAGGACCTGCTGCAGATTGTGCAGCAGGTGGGTGAGCACTATCTGATTATGGTGGAAGCATACCTGTCGCACGGCGCTGGGGAGTAG
- a CDS encoding arsenite S-adenosylmethyltransferase: protein MTTSRIDPTTIRKAVRDRYGRIAQQAAQGAGCCAPSTSTSCCEEACVEDPTRLGYTPEELAQIPQEAASSSLGCGAPVKIANIQQGEVVLDLGSGGGIDAFLAARLVGSSGLVYGLDMTDEMIALATRNAEKAGITNVRFIKGEIEAIPLPDASVDVIISNCVLNLVPDKARAFREIWRVLKPGGRLAISDIVVDRGFDDLPIAEEQVRAALSWTGCVAGALSIDAYRQMLEEAGFKEPNITLKYRYLRDDLSALPEALRVLPEELQRTLLSRICSADITAVKE from the coding sequence ATGACAACGAGCCGCATCGACCCGACAACCATTCGCAAGGCGGTAAGAGACCGCTATGGTCGTATTGCTCAGCAAGCTGCCCAAGGAGCAGGTTGCTGCGCACCGTCCACTAGTACCAGCTGCTGCGAGGAGGCTTGCGTGGAGGACCCAACCCGGTTGGGATATACCCCGGAGGAGCTGGCGCAGATACCCCAGGAGGCTGCCAGCAGCTCGCTGGGTTGTGGCGCGCCGGTGAAGATAGCCAATATCCAGCAAGGCGAGGTGGTGCTGGACCTCGGCTCCGGGGGTGGCATAGACGCGTTTCTTGCTGCTCGGCTGGTGGGTTCATCAGGGCTGGTATACGGACTGGATATGACGGACGAGATGATTGCCCTCGCCACACGCAACGCAGAGAAGGCGGGTATCACCAATGTGCGCTTCATCAAAGGCGAAATCGAAGCCATCCCTCTGCCCGACGCCAGCGTGGATGTGATTATCTCCAATTGCGTGCTCAACCTCGTGCCGGACAAGGCGCGCGCATTCCGCGAAATCTGGCGCGTGCTGAAACCGGGCGGCAGGCTGGCGATAAGCGACATCGTGGTGGATAGAGGCTTCGATGACCTGCCCATCGCGGAAGAACAAGTTCGTGCCGCGCTGAGTTGGACAGGCTGTGTGGCTGGAGCACTGTCTATCGACGCCTACCGCCAGATGTTGGAGGAGGCAGGGTTCAAAGAGCCGAACATCACCCTTAAGTACCGCTATCTGCGCGATGACCTCTCTGCCCTTCCTGAAGCCCTGCGTGTGCTGCCGGAGGAGCTGCAGAGAACACTGCTATCGCGCATCTGCAGTGCAGACATCACTGCGGTGAAAGAATAA